One part of the Phaenicophaeus curvirostris isolate KB17595 chromosome 2, BPBGC_Pcur_1.0, whole genome shotgun sequence genome encodes these proteins:
- the KCNF1 gene encoding voltage-gated potassium channel regulatory subunit KCNF1 gives MKSNTIEMAGDSRFPDVDIAGSEKNEETEIVVNVGGVRQVFYEDNLNQYPETRLAELINCLSGGYDSIFSLCDDYDPGKREFYFDRDPDAFKCIIDVYYFGEIHMKKGICPICFKNEMEFWKVDLKFLDDCCKTHLSEKKEELEEIARRVQLILDDLGVDASESRWKRCQKYIWKFLEKPESSYPARVIAVLSFLFILISSVVMCVGTIPDLQVVDAEGNRMEHPTLDSIETACIGWFTMEYVLRLISSPNKLHFALSFMNIVDVLAILPFYVSLILTHLGAKLMELSNVQQAVQALRIMRIARIFKLARHSSGLQTLTYALKRSFKELGLLLMYLAVGIFVFSALGYTMEQSHPETLFKSIPQSFWWAIITMTTVGYGDIYPKTTLGKLNAAISFLCGVIAIALPIHPIINNFVRYYNKQRVLETAAKHELELMELNSAEGKATSSKSELEGLASEGKKGPFYSSRLKVSHSDTFIHLLSEEKHYRTRLQSCK, from the coding sequence atgaaatccAATACAATTGAAATGGCAGGTGACTCTAGATTTCCAGATGTGGACATTGCTgggtcagaaaaaaatgaagaaacagagatTGTAGTCAATGTCGGTGGGGTAAGGCAGGTGTTCTACGAAGATAACCTGAATCAATACCCAGAAACACGGCTGGCAGAGCTGATCAACTGTTTATCAGGGGGATACGATAGCATATTCTCCCTCTGTGATGACTATGATCCTGGAAAGAGAGAGTTTTACTTTGACAGAGATCCAGATGCTTTCAAGTGCATTATTGATGTGTACTACTTTGGGGAAATTCACATGAAGAAAGGAATATGCCCCATATGTTTCAAGAATGAAATGGAATTTTGGAAAGTGGATCTGAAATTTTTGGATGACTGCTGCAAAACTcatctcagtgaaaaaaaagaggaactgGAAGAAATAGCCCGAAGGGTGCAACTGATTCTGGATGACTTGGGAGTAGATGCCTCAGAAAGTCGCTGGAAAAGGTGCCAAAAATACATATGGAAATTTCTGGAGAAGCCCGAATCATCCTACCCAGCTCGAGTGATTGCTgttctgtcttttctgtttattttgatctCCTCTGTTGTGATGTGTGTGGGGACTATCCCAGATCTCCAGGTTGTAGACGCAGAAGGGAACCGTATGGAACACCCAACCTTAGACAGCATAGAGACAGCCTGTATAGGCTGGTTTACCATGGAGTATGTGCTGAGGCTTATCTCCTCTCCCAACAAACTCCACTTTGCCCTGTCTTTCATGAACATTGTTGATGTTCTAGCAATACTTCCTTTCTATGTCAGCCTGATCTTGACCCACCTGGGAGCCAAGCTCATGGAGCTGAGCAACGTCCAGCAGGCTGTCCAGGCGCTGCGCATTATGAGGATTGCAAGGATTTTCAAGCTTGCACGACACTCCTCAGGGCTCCAGACCCTAACATACGCCCTGAAACGCAGCTTTAAGGAGCTTGGACTGCTTCTCATGTACTTAGCTGTTGGaatatttgtcttttctgccctgGGTTATACCATGGAGCAAAGTCACCCCGaaactttatttaaaagcatCCCTCAGTCATTCTGGTGGGCAATCATTACAATGACCACAGTTGGATATGGAGACATTTACCCTAAAACAACTCTAGGAAAACTGAATGCTGCTATCAGTTTTCTTTGTGGGGTGATAGCGATCGCTCTTCCCATCCACCCCATCATCAACAACTTTGTCAGGTATTACAACAAACAGAGAGTTTTAGAAACAGCTGCCAAGCATGAATTGGAGCTGATGGAGCTAAACTCAGCTGAGGGGAAAGCCACAAGCTCCAAGAGTGAACTAGAGGGTCTTGCAAGTGAAGGCAAGAAGGGTCCTTTTTATAGCAGCCGGCTAAAAGTCTCCCACAGTGACACATTTATTCATCTCCTGTCAGAAGAGAAACACTATAGGACCAGGCTTCAAAGCTGCAAATAA